The Microcaecilia unicolor unplaced genomic scaffold, aMicUni1.1, whole genome shotgun sequence genome contains a region encoding:
- the LOC115459405 gene encoding LOW QUALITY PROTEIN: coiled-coil domain-containing protein 166-like (The sequence of the model RefSeq protein was modified relative to this genomic sequence to represent the inferred CDS: inserted 2 bases in 1 codon) has product MAQKEDQIYGSSSRKNFQRSSSNIVYKEKGKLGMTEKEQYLKNEYQTVTEHLVRIRKQISYLQMDNEFLNREAKWIRQENRIFASYMAKQAQKKDDSIIRLSDYYQYILEEVQSERANLLAQYTEKENELRSQLLEKQKQFSAISKEVEELQPFKELQAEQSSRIKELELEVLSMWVMHADNVQHVKYQYMHDKIAFELELQKKINLLSEEMVKGTSYFLAQHILKLKAETSCLHCELLKLIRQVCLLRVRRCHLKEQNYKLREELEFNRDLVHILHVQRQPRGQRDKGRIQERRLDLPQLWQLFRQDYAKEQRKEEKVPPSKHFESVTHLMEKVISETPSHGIPQLMSTLAENKSNTMQMQNDEESSSXNLTKAVNSSRSEPEIYRQLTQ; this is encoded by the exons ATGGCACAGAAGGAAGATCAGATCTATGGCAGTAGTTCTAGAAAAAATTTCCAGAGGTCATCTTCCAACATTGTGTACAAGGAAAAGGGCAAGCTAGGCATGACTGAAAAAGAGCAGTACCTGAAGAATGAATACCAAACCGTGACTGAACACCTGGTCAGGATAAGGAAACAGATTAGCTACTTACAGATGGACAATGAGTTTCTGAACCGGGAGGCCAAATGGATCCGGCAAGAAAACAGAATATTTGCTTCCTACATGGCCAAGCAAGCCCAAAAGAAGGATGACTCCATCATCAGGCTGAGCGACTATTATCAGTACATATTGGAGGAAGTCCAGAGTGAAAGGGCGAATCTTCTTGCCCAGTACACGGAGAAGGAGAATGAGCTGAGGAGTCAGCTCCTGGAAAAGCAGAAGCAGTTCTCTGCCATAAGCAAGGAGGTGGAGGAGTTGCAGCCCTTCAAGGAACTGCAGGCTGAGCAGAGCAGCAGGATCAAGGAGCTGGAGCTGGAGGTGTTGTCCATGTGGGTCATGCATGCAGACAATGTCCAGCATGTGAAGTACCAGTACATGCATGACAAGATTGCCTTCGAGCTTGAGTTACAGAAAAAGATAAACCTCCTGTCCGAGGAAATGGTTAAGGGAACTAGTTACTTCTTGGCTCAGCACATTTTGAAATTGAAGGCGGAGACTTCCTGCCTTCACTGTGAGCTGCTGAAGCTCATTCGTCAGGTGTGCCTCCTGAGGGTGCGCAGGTGCCACCTGAAAGAGCAGAACTACAAGCTGCGAGAGGAGCTGGAGTTTAACAGGGATCTGGTGCATATCCTTCATGTGCAACGCCAACCCCGTGGCCAACGAGACAAAGGTCGTATCCAGGAACGCAGACTAGATCTGCCTCAGCTTTGGCAGTTATTTCGCCAAGATTATGctaaagaacagaggaaggaggagaaagtTCCACCCAGCAAGCATTTTGAGAGTGTCACACACCTCATGGAGAAAGTCATCTCTGAAACACCTTCACATGGTATACCCCAACTAATGTCAACATTAGCGGAAAACAAGAGCAATACTATGCAAATGCAGAATGACGAAGAGTCCAGCAG AAATCTGACTAAAGCTGTAAACTCTAGCAGGTCTGAGCCCGAAATATATAGACAGCTAACCCAATGA